One genomic window of Gossypium hirsutum isolate 1008001.06 chromosome D11, Gossypium_hirsutum_v2.1, whole genome shotgun sequence includes the following:
- the LOC107912204 gene encoding cell division cycle 7-related protein kinase isoform X4 yields MKSNLDQLTESLSLSATESQKAWHVFSLIIFIGKPAPISDLASQCTLFPVSPDIIFSLCSIPNSPITLSDDKHLVALSSIGLSFFAAYIARNFTVADAFTSLPVPSRNFPEIRLCKRDRYASDFSEDENERELIPSVKRIRNYCTKDQAKPKVLPDFESYIVEEEEGSGGYGTVYRARRKNDWALVAIKCPHANAHKNYVNNEQKMLERFGGKNFIIRYEGCIKSENSDCFVLQYVEHDRPEVLKREIDVFQLKWYAFCLFKALANLHKQGIVHRDVKPGNFLFSRKTNKGYLIDFNLATEMHQKYRSMDKSKSGYDVTFHHNIVPAKATHLTNSMKFLNIKSREGINIEATKGSRLTLEPKNMRKTEIQRKAPHNDLSSWNKINSQGVDGSGITSTKDLSARTPSAERLREPLPCQGRKELISLAQEAMQSPKPGVLHVPAPMRKRFAASPGKWDRQILHPTPMPLCSTSLALSGVGFAKNKGKHLLGDGKHKTKGPCAGTKGFRAPEVLFRSQHQGSKIDIWSAGVTLLYLMIGKSPFISDPEQSINDIAKLRGSEDLWEVAKLHNRESSFPEELYGKQSLTTMNLRQWCRIKTKRRDFLTEIPSSLYDLVDKCLTVNPRLRITAEDALKHEFLASIHENLGKQRTRTL; encoded by the exons ATGAAAAGTAACTTGGATCAACTCACTGAGTCACTAAGCCTCTCAGCCACCGAGTCTCAAAAGGCCTGGCATGTTTTTTCTCTTATAATCTTCATCGGCAAACCCGCCCCTATCTCGGACCTCGCTTCCCAATGCACACTCTTTCCGGTAAGCCCCGATATCATATTCTCACTCTGTTCCATCCCGAATTCTCCCATCACTCTCTCAGACGACAAGCATCTCGTCGCTCTCTCTTCAATTGGCCTTTCTTTTTTCGCCGCTTATATAGCTCGAAATTTCACTGTCGCCGATGCTTTCACTTCGCTGCCGGTTCCGTCCCGCAATTTCCCGGAGATACGGCTTTGCAAGAGGGATCGATATG CTTCTGATTTTTCTGAGGATGAGAACGAAAGGGAGTTGATTCCTTCGGTGAAGAGAATTCGAAATTATTGTACGAAG GACCAGGCAAAGCCAAAAGTATTACCTGACTTTGAATCTTATATTGTAGAAGAGGAAGAAGGTTCAG GTGGTTATGGCACTGTGTACAGGGCTCGAAGGAAGAATGACTGGGCTTTAGTTGCCATTAAAT GTCCTCATGCCAATGCTCATAAGAACTACGTTAACAATGAGCAGAAAATGCTGGAGCGTTTTGG GGGAAAGAACTTTATAATACGATATGAAGGATGCATTAAGAGTGAGAATTCTGATTGCTTTGTTCTGCAGTATGTTGAGCATGATAGGCCTGAG GTGTTGAAAAGAGAAATAGATGTTTTTCAGTTAAAGTGGTATGCTTTTTGCTTGTTCAAAGCTCTTGCAAATCTTCATAAGCAG GGAATAGTTCATAGGGATGTTAAACCGGGAAACTTTCTTTTCTCTCGTAAGACCAACAAAGGTTAtcttattgatttcaatcttGCCACG GAAATGCATCAAAAGTACAGGAGTATGG ACAAATCCAAGTCGGGATATGATGTAACTTTTCATCATAATATCGTTCCTGCCAAAGCCACTCATCTGACAAATAGCATGAagtttttaaatatcaaatcaaGAGAGGGAATCAATATAGAGGCAACCAAAGGCTCCAGGTTAACTTTAGAGCCTAAGAACATGAGGAAGACAGAAATTCAAAGGAAGGCTCCTCATAATGACTTGAGTAGttggaataaaataaatagtCAGGGTGTAGATGGTTCAGGCATTACCTCAACAAAGGATTTAAGTGCAAGGACTCCCTCAGCAGAAAGGCTCAGAGAGCCTTTGCCATGCCAAGGCAGGAAAGAGCTCATCAGTCTGGCACAGGAAGCAATGCAGAGTCCAAAACCTGGAGTGTTACATGTTCCTGCTCCCATGAGAAAGCGATTTGCTGCTTCTCCAGGAAAATGGGATAGACAGATTCTTCATCCTACTCCAATGCCTTTGTGCTCAACTAGCTTAGCTTTATCTGGGGTTGGCTTTGCCAAGAACAAAGGCAAGcatcttttgg GGGATGGGAAGCATAAGACAAAAGGTCCTTGTGCTGGAACAAAAGGCTTCCGAGCTCCAGAG GTCTTATTCAGGTCTCAACATCAAGGTTCAAAAATTGATATCTGGTCTGCTGGGGTCACTCTACTCTACCTAATGATAGGGAAATCACCCTTTATTAGTGATCCCGAACA GAGTATAAATGATATTGCAAAGCTGAGAGGCAGTGAAGATCTTTGGGAAGTTGCCAAGTTACATAATCGTGAATCCTCATTTCCTGAG GAGCTCTATGGTAAGCAGTCTTTAACAACTATGAACCTACGGCAGTGGTGCCGAATTAAAACGAAGAGACGAGACTTCCTTACAGAGATACCGAGCTCGCTTTACGATCTTGTGGACAAGTGCTTAACAGTGAACCCAAGATTAAGGATTACAGCAGAGGATGCTCTTAAGCATGAATTTTTGGCTTCAATACATGAAAATCTGGGAAAGCAAAGGACACGAACTCTATAA
- the LOC107912203 gene encoding bax inhibitor 1 has translation MDAFTSFFDSQSRNIWSYDTLKNFRQISPIVQAHLKQVYLTLCCALIASAVGAYLHILWNIGGYLTTFACLGTIIWLLSTPPCEEQKRVSLLMASAVFEGASIGPLIDLAIQIDPSVLVASFVGTALAFACFSGAAMLARRREYLYLGGLLSSGVSVLLWLHFASSIFGGSTALFMTEIYLGLLVFVGYMIVDTQDIIEKAHLGDLDYVKHALTLFTDFVAVFVRILIIMLKNSAEKSEKKKKRRD, from the exons ATGGATGCCTTCACTTCCTTCTTCGATTCCCAATCGAGAAACATCTGGAGTTACGATACTCTTAAGAATTTCCGTCAGATCTCTCCCATCGTTCAAGCTCATCTCAAGCAG GTTTATTTGACCTTATGTTGTGCACTGATTGCCTCTGCTGTTGGAGCTTATCTCCATATTCTTTGGAACATTGGGGGTTACCTGACCACATTTGCATGCTTAGGAACCATTATTTGGCTCCTTTCCACCCCTCCTTGTGAAGAG CAAAAGAGGGTTTCTCTTCTAATGGCATCGGCAGTGTTTGAAGGAGCTTCAATCGGTCCTCTAATTGACTTGGCTATTCAAATCGACCCGAG TGTATTGGTAGCTTCATTTGTGGGAACAGCATTGGCCTTTGCATGTTTTTCAGGAGCTGCTATGTTAGCAAGGCGACGAGAGTACCTTTACCTTGGTGGCTTGCTCTCATCTGGTGTGTCCGTGCTTCTCTGGTTGCATTTTGCTTCCTCCATCTTTGGTGGTTCCACAGCCCTCTTTATGACTGAG ATCTACTTAGGGCTTTTGGTGTTTGTGGGATATATGATAGTCGACACGCAGGACATAATCGAGAAAGCACACTTGGGTGACCTGGACTACGTGAAGCATGCCCTGACTCTTTTCACTGATTTTGTTGCTGTATTTGTCCGCATTCTGATAATTATG TTGAAAAATTCAGCTGAGAAGAgcgagaaaaagaagaaaaggagagACTAA
- the LOC107912204 gene encoding uncharacterized protein isoform X1, which yields MKSNLDQLTESLSLSATESQKAWHVFSLIIFIGKPAPISDLASQCTLFPVSPDIIFSLCSIPNSPITLSDDKHLVALSSIGLSFFAAYIARNFTVADAFTSLPVPSRNFPEIRLCKRDRYASDFSEDENERELIPSVKRIRNYCTKVQYLLTDDMNRMSSARELSYREEGIENVESKVNVEDYMLGNVSKELVGSKPEVETKAVILNGINFPECAETSNIGVALGGKFYVDFTRRSFRTVDNEVAVEDNKKEEKLDLVSRRQGVEDLSPPFNICLSDKPPERDLKSLDEGNCNHKMPSLGEELEIVPAASSVMPPVFQTPNKSLGDTDVVSTYKRKRYRVKDNLSARTAQKSTQNRKDIYVNERRANSTSISLQDQAKPKVLPDFESYIVEEEEGSGGYGTVYRARRKNDWALVAIKCPHANAHKNYVNNEQKMLERFGGKNFIIRYEGCIKSENSDCFVLQYVEHDRPEVLKREIDVFQLKWYAFCLFKALANLHKQGIVHRDVKPGNFLFSRKTNKGYLIDFNLATEMHQKYRSMDKSKSGYDVTFHHNIVPAKATHLTNSMKFLNIKSREGINIEATKGSRLTLEPKNMRKTEIQRKAPHNDLSSWNKINSQGVDGSGITSTKDLSARTPSAERLREPLPCQGRKELISLAQEAMQSPKPGVLHVPAPMRKRFAASPGKWDRQILHPTPMPLCSTSLALSGVGFAKNKGKHLLGDGKHKTKGPCAGTKGFRAPEVLFRSQHQGSKIDIWSAGVTLLYLMIGKSPFISDPEQSINDIAKLRGSEDLWEVAKLHNRESSFPEELYGKQSLTTMNLRQWCRIKTKRRDFLTEIPSSLYDLVDKCLTVNPRLRITAEDALKHEFLASIHENLGKQRTRTL from the exons ATGAAAAGTAACTTGGATCAACTCACTGAGTCACTAAGCCTCTCAGCCACCGAGTCTCAAAAGGCCTGGCATGTTTTTTCTCTTATAATCTTCATCGGCAAACCCGCCCCTATCTCGGACCTCGCTTCCCAATGCACACTCTTTCCGGTAAGCCCCGATATCATATTCTCACTCTGTTCCATCCCGAATTCTCCCATCACTCTCTCAGACGACAAGCATCTCGTCGCTCTCTCTTCAATTGGCCTTTCTTTTTTCGCCGCTTATATAGCTCGAAATTTCACTGTCGCCGATGCTTTCACTTCGCTGCCGGTTCCGTCCCGCAATTTCCCGGAGATACGGCTTTGCAAGAGGGATCGATATG CTTCTGATTTTTCTGAGGATGAGAACGAAAGGGAGTTGATTCCTTCGGTGAAGAGAATTCGAAATTATTGTACGAAG GTGCAGTACCTTTTAACTGACGATATGAACAGAATGAGTAGTGCTAGAGAATTAAGCTATAGAGAAGAGGGCATTGAAAATGTAGAAAGCAAGGTAAATGTGGAAGACTATATGTTGGGAAATGTCAGCAAAGAATTGGTTGGTAGTAAACCTGAAGTAGAAACCAAAGCTGTTATCCTCAATGGTATAAACTTTCCCGAGTGTGCTGAGACGAGCAATATAGGAGTGGCGTTGGGTGGAAAATTTTATGTGGATTTTACCAGAAGAAGTTTTAGAACAGTAGACAATGAAGTGGCTGTGGAGGACAATAAGAAAGAGGAGAAACTTGATTTGGTAAGTAGAAGACAAGGAGTGGAAGATCTGTCTCCTCCATTTAACATTTGTCTTTCTGATAAACCACCTGAACGAGATTTGAAAAGCCTTGATGAGGGTAACTGCAATCATAAGATGCCATCTCTAGGTGAAGAACTCGAAATCGTACCAGCAGCATCTAGTGTTATGCCTCCAGTATTTCAAACCCCCAACAAGTCTTTAGGGGATACCGATGTTGTCAGTACTTACAAAAGGAAGAGGTATCGTGTAAAAGATAATTTATCAGCTCGTACTGCGCAGAAATCAACTCAGAACCGTAAGGATATATATGTTAATGAAAGAAGGGCAAACTCTACCTCTATTTCTCTTCAG GACCAGGCAAAGCCAAAAGTATTACCTGACTTTGAATCTTATATTGTAGAAGAGGAAGAAGGTTCAG GTGGTTATGGCACTGTGTACAGGGCTCGAAGGAAGAATGACTGGGCTTTAGTTGCCATTAAAT GTCCTCATGCCAATGCTCATAAGAACTACGTTAACAATGAGCAGAAAATGCTGGAGCGTTTTGG GGGAAAGAACTTTATAATACGATATGAAGGATGCATTAAGAGTGAGAATTCTGATTGCTTTGTTCTGCAGTATGTTGAGCATGATAGGCCTGAG GTGTTGAAAAGAGAAATAGATGTTTTTCAGTTAAAGTGGTATGCTTTTTGCTTGTTCAAAGCTCTTGCAAATCTTCATAAGCAG GGAATAGTTCATAGGGATGTTAAACCGGGAAACTTTCTTTTCTCTCGTAAGACCAACAAAGGTTAtcttattgatttcaatcttGCCACG GAAATGCATCAAAAGTACAGGAGTATGG ACAAATCCAAGTCGGGATATGATGTAACTTTTCATCATAATATCGTTCCTGCCAAAGCCACTCATCTGACAAATAGCATGAagtttttaaatatcaaatcaaGAGAGGGAATCAATATAGAGGCAACCAAAGGCTCCAGGTTAACTTTAGAGCCTAAGAACATGAGGAAGACAGAAATTCAAAGGAAGGCTCCTCATAATGACTTGAGTAGttggaataaaataaatagtCAGGGTGTAGATGGTTCAGGCATTACCTCAACAAAGGATTTAAGTGCAAGGACTCCCTCAGCAGAAAGGCTCAGAGAGCCTTTGCCATGCCAAGGCAGGAAAGAGCTCATCAGTCTGGCACAGGAAGCAATGCAGAGTCCAAAACCTGGAGTGTTACATGTTCCTGCTCCCATGAGAAAGCGATTTGCTGCTTCTCCAGGAAAATGGGATAGACAGATTCTTCATCCTACTCCAATGCCTTTGTGCTCAACTAGCTTAGCTTTATCTGGGGTTGGCTTTGCCAAGAACAAAGGCAAGcatcttttgg GGGATGGGAAGCATAAGACAAAAGGTCCTTGTGCTGGAACAAAAGGCTTCCGAGCTCCAGAG GTCTTATTCAGGTCTCAACATCAAGGTTCAAAAATTGATATCTGGTCTGCTGGGGTCACTCTACTCTACCTAATGATAGGGAAATCACCCTTTATTAGTGATCCCGAACA GAGTATAAATGATATTGCAAAGCTGAGAGGCAGTGAAGATCTTTGGGAAGTTGCCAAGTTACATAATCGTGAATCCTCATTTCCTGAG GAGCTCTATGGTAAGCAGTCTTTAACAACTATGAACCTACGGCAGTGGTGCCGAATTAAAACGAAGAGACGAGACTTCCTTACAGAGATACCGAGCTCGCTTTACGATCTTGTGGACAAGTGCTTAACAGTGAACCCAAGATTAAGGATTACAGCAGAGGATGCTCTTAAGCATGAATTTTTGGCTTCAATACATGAAAATCTGGGAAAGCAAAGGACACGAACTCTATAA
- the LOC107912204 gene encoding uncharacterized protein isoform X2, protein MKSNLDQLTESLSLSATESQKAWHVFSLIIFIGKPAPISDLASQCTLFPVSPDIIFSLCSIPNSPITLSDDKHLVALSSIGLSFFAAYIARNFTVADAFTSLPVPSRNFPEIRLCKRDRYASDFSEDENERELIPSVKRIRNYCTKVQYLLTDDMNRMSSARELSYREEGIENVESKVNVEDYMLGNVSKELVGSKPEVETKAVILNGINFPECAETSNIGVALGGKFYVDFTRRSFRTVDNEVAVEDNKKEEKLDLVSRRQGVEDLSPPFNICLSDKPPERDLKSLDEGNCNHKMPSLGEELEIVPAASSVMPPVFQTPNKSLGDTDVVSTYKRKRYRVKDNLSARTAQKSTQNRKDIYVNERRANSTSISLQDQAKPKVLPDFESYIVEEEEGSGGYGTVYRARRKNDWALVAIKCPHANAHKNYVNNEQKMLERFGGKNFIIRYEGCIKSENSDCFVLQYVEHDRPEVLKREIDVFQLKWYAFCLFKALANLHKQGIVHRDVKPGNFLFSRKTNKGYLIDFNLATEMHQKYRSMDKSKSGYDVTFHHNIVPAKATHLTNSMKFLNIKSREGINIEATKGSRLTLEPKNMRKTEIQRKAPHNDLSSWNKINSQGVDGSGITSTKDLSARTPSAERLREPLPCQGRKELISLAQEAMQSPKPGVLHVPAPMRKRFAASPGKWDRQILHPTPMPLCSTSLALSGVGFAKNKGDGKHKTKGPCAGTKGFRAPEVLFRSQHQGSKIDIWSAGVTLLYLMIGKSPFISDPEQSINDIAKLRGSEDLWEVAKLHNRESSFPEELYGKQSLTTMNLRQWCRIKTKRRDFLTEIPSSLYDLVDKCLTVNPRLRITAEDALKHEFLASIHENLGKQRTRTL, encoded by the exons ATGAAAAGTAACTTGGATCAACTCACTGAGTCACTAAGCCTCTCAGCCACCGAGTCTCAAAAGGCCTGGCATGTTTTTTCTCTTATAATCTTCATCGGCAAACCCGCCCCTATCTCGGACCTCGCTTCCCAATGCACACTCTTTCCGGTAAGCCCCGATATCATATTCTCACTCTGTTCCATCCCGAATTCTCCCATCACTCTCTCAGACGACAAGCATCTCGTCGCTCTCTCTTCAATTGGCCTTTCTTTTTTCGCCGCTTATATAGCTCGAAATTTCACTGTCGCCGATGCTTTCACTTCGCTGCCGGTTCCGTCCCGCAATTTCCCGGAGATACGGCTTTGCAAGAGGGATCGATATG CTTCTGATTTTTCTGAGGATGAGAACGAAAGGGAGTTGATTCCTTCGGTGAAGAGAATTCGAAATTATTGTACGAAG GTGCAGTACCTTTTAACTGACGATATGAACAGAATGAGTAGTGCTAGAGAATTAAGCTATAGAGAAGAGGGCATTGAAAATGTAGAAAGCAAGGTAAATGTGGAAGACTATATGTTGGGAAATGTCAGCAAAGAATTGGTTGGTAGTAAACCTGAAGTAGAAACCAAAGCTGTTATCCTCAATGGTATAAACTTTCCCGAGTGTGCTGAGACGAGCAATATAGGAGTGGCGTTGGGTGGAAAATTTTATGTGGATTTTACCAGAAGAAGTTTTAGAACAGTAGACAATGAAGTGGCTGTGGAGGACAATAAGAAAGAGGAGAAACTTGATTTGGTAAGTAGAAGACAAGGAGTGGAAGATCTGTCTCCTCCATTTAACATTTGTCTTTCTGATAAACCACCTGAACGAGATTTGAAAAGCCTTGATGAGGGTAACTGCAATCATAAGATGCCATCTCTAGGTGAAGAACTCGAAATCGTACCAGCAGCATCTAGTGTTATGCCTCCAGTATTTCAAACCCCCAACAAGTCTTTAGGGGATACCGATGTTGTCAGTACTTACAAAAGGAAGAGGTATCGTGTAAAAGATAATTTATCAGCTCGTACTGCGCAGAAATCAACTCAGAACCGTAAGGATATATATGTTAATGAAAGAAGGGCAAACTCTACCTCTATTTCTCTTCAG GACCAGGCAAAGCCAAAAGTATTACCTGACTTTGAATCTTATATTGTAGAAGAGGAAGAAGGTTCAG GTGGTTATGGCACTGTGTACAGGGCTCGAAGGAAGAATGACTGGGCTTTAGTTGCCATTAAAT GTCCTCATGCCAATGCTCATAAGAACTACGTTAACAATGAGCAGAAAATGCTGGAGCGTTTTGG GGGAAAGAACTTTATAATACGATATGAAGGATGCATTAAGAGTGAGAATTCTGATTGCTTTGTTCTGCAGTATGTTGAGCATGATAGGCCTGAG GTGTTGAAAAGAGAAATAGATGTTTTTCAGTTAAAGTGGTATGCTTTTTGCTTGTTCAAAGCTCTTGCAAATCTTCATAAGCAG GGAATAGTTCATAGGGATGTTAAACCGGGAAACTTTCTTTTCTCTCGTAAGACCAACAAAGGTTAtcttattgatttcaatcttGCCACG GAAATGCATCAAAAGTACAGGAGTATGG ACAAATCCAAGTCGGGATATGATGTAACTTTTCATCATAATATCGTTCCTGCCAAAGCCACTCATCTGACAAATAGCATGAagtttttaaatatcaaatcaaGAGAGGGAATCAATATAGAGGCAACCAAAGGCTCCAGGTTAACTTTAGAGCCTAAGAACATGAGGAAGACAGAAATTCAAAGGAAGGCTCCTCATAATGACTTGAGTAGttggaataaaataaatagtCAGGGTGTAGATGGTTCAGGCATTACCTCAACAAAGGATTTAAGTGCAAGGACTCCCTCAGCAGAAAGGCTCAGAGAGCCTTTGCCATGCCAAGGCAGGAAAGAGCTCATCAGTCTGGCACAGGAAGCAATGCAGAGTCCAAAACCTGGAGTGTTACATGTTCCTGCTCCCATGAGAAAGCGATTTGCTGCTTCTCCAGGAAAATGGGATAGACAGATTCTTCATCCTACTCCAATGCCTTTGTGCTCAACTAGCTTAGCTTTATCTGGGGTTGGCTTTGCCAAGAACAAAG GGGATGGGAAGCATAAGACAAAAGGTCCTTGTGCTGGAACAAAAGGCTTCCGAGCTCCAGAG GTCTTATTCAGGTCTCAACATCAAGGTTCAAAAATTGATATCTGGTCTGCTGGGGTCACTCTACTCTACCTAATGATAGGGAAATCACCCTTTATTAGTGATCCCGAACA GAGTATAAATGATATTGCAAAGCTGAGAGGCAGTGAAGATCTTTGGGAAGTTGCCAAGTTACATAATCGTGAATCCTCATTTCCTGAG GAGCTCTATGGTAAGCAGTCTTTAACAACTATGAACCTACGGCAGTGGTGCCGAATTAAAACGAAGAGACGAGACTTCCTTACAGAGATACCGAGCTCGCTTTACGATCTTGTGGACAAGTGCTTAACAGTGAACCCAAGATTAAGGATTACAGCAGAGGATGCTCTTAAGCATGAATTTTTGGCTTCAATACATGAAAATCTGGGAAAGCAAAGGACACGAACTCTATAA
- the LOC107912204 gene encoding uncharacterized protein isoform X3, with the protein MHTLSARNFTVADAFTSLPVPSRNFPEIRLCKRDRYASDFSEDENERELIPSVKRIRNYCTKVQYLLTDDMNRMSSARELSYREEGIENVESKVNVEDYMLGNVSKELVGSKPEVETKAVILNGINFPECAETSNIGVALGGKFYVDFTRRSFRTVDNEVAVEDNKKEEKLDLVSRRQGVEDLSPPFNICLSDKPPERDLKSLDEGNCNHKMPSLGEELEIVPAASSVMPPVFQTPNKSLGDTDVVSTYKRKRYRVKDNLSARTAQKSTQNRKDIYVNERRANSTSISLQDQAKPKVLPDFESYIVEEEEGSGGYGTVYRARRKNDWALVAIKCPHANAHKNYVNNEQKMLERFGGKNFIIRYEGCIKSENSDCFVLQYVEHDRPEVLKREIDVFQLKWYAFCLFKALANLHKQGIVHRDVKPGNFLFSRKTNKGYLIDFNLATEMHQKYRSMDKSKSGYDVTFHHNIVPAKATHLTNSMKFLNIKSREGINIEATKGSRLTLEPKNMRKTEIQRKAPHNDLSSWNKINSQGVDGSGITSTKDLSARTPSAERLREPLPCQGRKELISLAQEAMQSPKPGVLHVPAPMRKRFAASPGKWDRQILHPTPMPLCSTSLALSGVGFAKNKGKHLLGDGKHKTKGPCAGTKGFRAPEVLFRSQHQGSKIDIWSAGVTLLYLMIGKSPFISDPEQSINDIAKLRGSEDLWEVAKLHNRESSFPEELYGKQSLTTMNLRQWCRIKTKRRDFLTEIPSSLYDLVDKCLTVNPRLRITAEDALKHEFLASIHENLGKQRTRTL; encoded by the exons ATGCACACTCTTTCCG CTCGAAATTTCACTGTCGCCGATGCTTTCACTTCGCTGCCGGTTCCGTCCCGCAATTTCCCGGAGATACGGCTTTGCAAGAGGGATCGATATG CTTCTGATTTTTCTGAGGATGAGAACGAAAGGGAGTTGATTCCTTCGGTGAAGAGAATTCGAAATTATTGTACGAAG GTGCAGTACCTTTTAACTGACGATATGAACAGAATGAGTAGTGCTAGAGAATTAAGCTATAGAGAAGAGGGCATTGAAAATGTAGAAAGCAAGGTAAATGTGGAAGACTATATGTTGGGAAATGTCAGCAAAGAATTGGTTGGTAGTAAACCTGAAGTAGAAACCAAAGCTGTTATCCTCAATGGTATAAACTTTCCCGAGTGTGCTGAGACGAGCAATATAGGAGTGGCGTTGGGTGGAAAATTTTATGTGGATTTTACCAGAAGAAGTTTTAGAACAGTAGACAATGAAGTGGCTGTGGAGGACAATAAGAAAGAGGAGAAACTTGATTTGGTAAGTAGAAGACAAGGAGTGGAAGATCTGTCTCCTCCATTTAACATTTGTCTTTCTGATAAACCACCTGAACGAGATTTGAAAAGCCTTGATGAGGGTAACTGCAATCATAAGATGCCATCTCTAGGTGAAGAACTCGAAATCGTACCAGCAGCATCTAGTGTTATGCCTCCAGTATTTCAAACCCCCAACAAGTCTTTAGGGGATACCGATGTTGTCAGTACTTACAAAAGGAAGAGGTATCGTGTAAAAGATAATTTATCAGCTCGTACTGCGCAGAAATCAACTCAGAACCGTAAGGATATATATGTTAATGAAAGAAGGGCAAACTCTACCTCTATTTCTCTTCAG GACCAGGCAAAGCCAAAAGTATTACCTGACTTTGAATCTTATATTGTAGAAGAGGAAGAAGGTTCAG GTGGTTATGGCACTGTGTACAGGGCTCGAAGGAAGAATGACTGGGCTTTAGTTGCCATTAAAT GTCCTCATGCCAATGCTCATAAGAACTACGTTAACAATGAGCAGAAAATGCTGGAGCGTTTTGG GGGAAAGAACTTTATAATACGATATGAAGGATGCATTAAGAGTGAGAATTCTGATTGCTTTGTTCTGCAGTATGTTGAGCATGATAGGCCTGAG GTGTTGAAAAGAGAAATAGATGTTTTTCAGTTAAAGTGGTATGCTTTTTGCTTGTTCAAAGCTCTTGCAAATCTTCATAAGCAG GGAATAGTTCATAGGGATGTTAAACCGGGAAACTTTCTTTTCTCTCGTAAGACCAACAAAGGTTAtcttattgatttcaatcttGCCACG GAAATGCATCAAAAGTACAGGAGTATGG ACAAATCCAAGTCGGGATATGATGTAACTTTTCATCATAATATCGTTCCTGCCAAAGCCACTCATCTGACAAATAGCATGAagtttttaaatatcaaatcaaGAGAGGGAATCAATATAGAGGCAACCAAAGGCTCCAGGTTAACTTTAGAGCCTAAGAACATGAGGAAGACAGAAATTCAAAGGAAGGCTCCTCATAATGACTTGAGTAGttggaataaaataaatagtCAGGGTGTAGATGGTTCAGGCATTACCTCAACAAAGGATTTAAGTGCAAGGACTCCCTCAGCAGAAAGGCTCAGAGAGCCTTTGCCATGCCAAGGCAGGAAAGAGCTCATCAGTCTGGCACAGGAAGCAATGCAGAGTCCAAAACCTGGAGTGTTACATGTTCCTGCTCCCATGAGAAAGCGATTTGCTGCTTCTCCAGGAAAATGGGATAGACAGATTCTTCATCCTACTCCAATGCCTTTGTGCTCAACTAGCTTAGCTTTATCTGGGGTTGGCTTTGCCAAGAACAAAGGCAAGcatcttttgg GGGATGGGAAGCATAAGACAAAAGGTCCTTGTGCTGGAACAAAAGGCTTCCGAGCTCCAGAG GTCTTATTCAGGTCTCAACATCAAGGTTCAAAAATTGATATCTGGTCTGCTGGGGTCACTCTACTCTACCTAATGATAGGGAAATCACCCTTTATTAGTGATCCCGAACA GAGTATAAATGATATTGCAAAGCTGAGAGGCAGTGAAGATCTTTGGGAAGTTGCCAAGTTACATAATCGTGAATCCTCATTTCCTGAG GAGCTCTATGGTAAGCAGTCTTTAACAACTATGAACCTACGGCAGTGGTGCCGAATTAAAACGAAGAGACGAGACTTCCTTACAGAGATACCGAGCTCGCTTTACGATCTTGTGGACAAGTGCTTAACAGTGAACCCAAGATTAAGGATTACAGCAGAGGATGCTCTTAAGCATGAATTTTTGGCTTCAATACATGAAAATCTGGGAAAGCAAAGGACACGAACTCTATAA